The Microbacterium sp. LWO12-1.2 genome includes a window with the following:
- a CDS encoding ABC transporter permease, which produces MSVRTRREPWLLLLPAIVLLTLAFITPVAGMLLMSVQSSAGGFTLDNFTRLFTSEYHLQAALRSLRLGVIQTVITLALAIPLSYVMARAGSKVRSFLLIVVILPLMTSVVVRTFGWVVLMGPSGLLMKIPGAEFLVSGTQGFLGTETGVVIAMVQVLLPFAVLSILGVISGITPQLEEASRTLGAGFWRTLRHVVLPLAVPGIVAGASLVFVLSVSSFITPRFIGGAQIPVFAQTIYVDATTNLDWSFAAAQAVLLFAGVMLVLAATSRLGKQKV; this is translated from the coding sequence ATGAGCGTCCGAACCCGTAGGGAGCCCTGGCTCCTGCTCCTGCCGGCGATCGTGCTGCTCACGCTCGCCTTCATCACCCCGGTGGCTGGCATGCTCCTCATGAGCGTGCAATCGTCGGCAGGCGGGTTCACCCTCGACAACTTCACCCGGTTGTTCACGAGTGAATATCACCTCCAGGCGGCGCTGCGTTCGCTCCGCCTGGGGGTGATCCAGACGGTGATCACCCTCGCCCTGGCCATCCCGCTGTCCTACGTGATGGCACGCGCCGGATCGAAGGTGCGCTCCTTCCTCCTCATCGTCGTGATCCTGCCACTGATGACCAGCGTCGTCGTCCGCACGTTCGGGTGGGTGGTGCTCATGGGGCCGTCGGGTCTGCTGATGAAGATCCCCGGCGCCGAGTTCCTCGTCAGCGGCACCCAGGGCTTCCTCGGCACCGAGACCGGTGTCGTCATCGCGATGGTGCAGGTGCTCCTCCCGTTCGCGGTGCTGAGCATCCTCGGCGTCATCTCCGGCATCACCCCCCAGCTGGAGGAGGCGTCCCGCACGCTCGGCGCCGGTTTCTGGCGCACGCTCCGGCACGTCGTCCTCCCCCTCGCAGTCCCCGGCATCGTCGCCGGCGCCTCGCTCGTCTTCGTGCTCTCGGTGAGCTCGTTCATCACCCCCCGCTTCATCGGCGGGGCGCAGATCCCCGTGTTCGCCCAGACCATCTACGTCGACGCGACCACCAACCTGGACTGGTCGTTCGCAGCCGCGCAGGCCGTGCTGCTGTTCGCCGGCGTCATGCTCGTGCTCGCAGCGACGTCCCGACTCGGGAAGCAGAAGGTGTGA
- a CDS encoding ABC transporter permease: protein MVRSVPILGRVLAIVLGVVVTLYMLVPLMVVAGASVGENRFLTFPGQGFTLDWYVEALTSDTYLEPFRLSLLVGITVAIVAASIGTAAALALTRFKVPGGAAIQGLLMSPLTIPTIILAIGALSISSLTIGAPNVGVLIAIHVVIAIPYVMRTVTGVMTRADHFTEEAARTLGASAWNRYRLVVLPIARPGIAAGAFFAFNISFDDAVIALFLRTPQLETLPIAIYGQLEFSTSPTVAAVSTLMVLLTVVLMIVLERIIGLGRLFV from the coding sequence ATGGTCCGTTCCGTTCCTATCCTCGGCAGGGTCCTCGCCATCGTCCTCGGCGTCGTCGTGACGCTGTACATGCTCGTGCCGCTCATGGTCGTCGCCGGCGCATCGGTGGGTGAGAACCGCTTCCTCACGTTCCCCGGCCAGGGCTTCACGCTCGACTGGTACGTCGAGGCGCTCACCTCCGACACCTACCTCGAGCCGTTCCGACTGAGCCTGCTGGTCGGCATCACGGTCGCGATCGTCGCCGCATCCATCGGCACCGCCGCCGCCCTCGCCCTCACCCGGTTCAAGGTTCCGGGTGGCGCGGCGATCCAGGGGCTGCTGATGTCGCCGCTGACGATCCCCACGATCATCCTCGCGATCGGCGCCCTGTCGATCTCCTCCCTCACGATCGGCGCCCCGAACGTCGGCGTGCTGATCGCCATCCACGTGGTCATCGCGATCCCCTACGTCATGCGCACCGTCACCGGCGTCATGACCAGGGCCGACCACTTCACCGAGGAGGCAGCCCGCACGCTGGGCGCCAGCGCCTGGAACCGCTACCGCCTGGTCGTGCTCCCCATCGCCCGCCCCGGCATCGCCGCCGGAGCGTTCTTCGCCTTCAACATCTCCTTCGACGATGCGGTCATCGCCCTCTTCCTGCGCACCCCGCAGCTCGAGACGCTGCCCATCGCCATCTACGGCCAGCTGGAGTTCAGCACGTCGCCCACCGTGGCGGCCGTCTCGACCCTCATGGTCCTGCTCACCGTCGTCCTCATGATCGTGCTCGAACGCATCATCGGCCTGGGAAGGTTGTTCGTCTGA